Proteins from one Puntigrus tetrazona isolate hp1 chromosome 10, ASM1883169v1, whole genome shotgun sequence genomic window:
- the zgc:100918 gene encoding LOW QUALITY PROTEIN: ras-related protein rab7-like (The sequence of the model RefSeq protein was modified relative to this genomic sequence to represent the inferred CDS: substituted 1 base at 1 genomic stop codon), which yields MASRKKVLLKVIILGDSGVGKTSLMNQYVNKKFSNQYKATIGADFLTKEVMVDDRLVTMQIWDTAGQERFQSLGVAFXRGADCCVLVYDVTAPNTFKTLDSWRDEFLIQASPRDPENFPFVVLGNKIDLENRQVTTKRAQAWCQSKSNIPYFETSAKEAINVDQAFQTIARNALKQESEVETYDFPDQIKLRDDRPVSSGDSCSC from the exons ATGGCTTCTCGTAAAAAGGTGCTTCTGAAGGTGATCATTCTGGGGGATTCTGG GGTTGGGAAGACTTCTCTGATGAACCAATATGTCAACAAGAAGTTCAGCAATCAGTATAAAGCCACCATCGGCGCAGATTTTCTTACCAAGGAGGTGATGGTAGATGACAGGCTGGTGACAATGCAG ATCTGGGACACTGCAGGACAGGAGCGCTTCCAGTCTTTGGGTGTGGCTTTTTAACGCGGGGCGGACTGCTGTGTGCTGGTGTATGACGTGACCGCACCGAACACCTTCAAAACCCTGGACAGCTGGAGGGATGAGTTCCTTATTCAGGCCAGCCCTCGAGACCCAGAGAACTTCCCCTTTGTAGTGCTTGGCAACAAAATCGACTTGGAGAACAGACAG GTGACAACAAAACGAGCCCAGGCCTGGTGTCAGAGCAAAAGCAATATCCCGTACTTTGAGACCAGCGCAAAAGAGGCCATCAACGTGGACCAGGCTTTCCAAACGATCGCCCGCAACGCTCTCAAACAG GAGTCTGAGGTGGAGACGTACGACTTCCCAGACCAGATTAAACTGAGAGATGACAGACCCGTGTCCTCTGGCGACAGCTGCAGCTGCTGA
- the LOC122352454 gene encoding WD repeat domain phosphoinositide-interacting protein 4 yields the protein MAQQRGVNSLQFNQDQSCFCCAMETGVRIYNVEPLMEKGHLDHEQVGSIALCSMLHRSNLLAVVGGGINPKFSEISVLIWDDAREVRDPKDKLVLEFTFTKPVLAVRMRHDKIIIILKNRIYVYSFPDNPVKLFEFDTRDNPKGLCDLCPSLEKQLLVFPGHKCGSLQLVDLSNTKPGTSSAPFTINAHQSEIACLALNQPGSVVASASRKGTLIRLFDTTTRDKLVELRRGTDPATLYCINFSHDSSFLCASSDKGTVHIFALKDTKLNRRSALARVGKVGPVIGQYVDSQWSLANFTVPAECACICAFGKNTSKNVNSVIAICVDGTFHKYVFTPDGNCNREAFDVYLDICDDDDF from the exons ATGGCCCAACAGAGAGGAGTAAACAGCCTTCAGTTCAACCAGGACCAGA GTTGTTTCTGCTGTGCAATGGAAACAGGTGTTCGCATTTACAACGTGGAACCTTTAATGGAAAAGGGCCATTTAG ATCACGAGCAGGTGGGCAGCATTGCTCTGTGTTCAATGCTTCATCGATCAAACCTCTTGGCCGTGGTGGGAGGCGGCATCAACCCTAAATTCTCCGAAATCTCAG TATTAATTTGGGATGATGCTCGGGAAGTGCGAGACCCTAAGGACAAATTAGTCCTTGAGTTCACGTTCACCAAACCAGTGCTGGCTGTGCGCATGAGGCATGACAA AATCATCATTATCCTAAAAAACAGGATCTACGTCTATAGTTTTCCCGACAATCCTGTCAAGCTGTTTGAGTTTGACACTCGAGATAACCCGAAAG GTTTGTGTGACCTGTGCCCTAGTTTGGAAAAGCAGTTGTTGGTTTTCCCCGGGCACAAATGCGGCAGCCTGCAGTTAGTG GACCTTTCCAACACCAAACCTGGCACATCGTCTGCTCCTTTCACTATTAATGCCCACCAGAGTGAAATCGCCTGTCTGGCACTGAACCAGCCTGGCAGTGTGGTTGCGTCTGCATCTAGAAAGGGCACTCTGATCCGTCTGTTTGACACCACAACACGAGACAAGCTAGTGGAGCTGCGAAGAGGAACTGACCCTGCTACACTCTACTG tATTAATTTCAGCCATGACTCATCTTTTCTGTGTGCATCGAGTGACAAAGGAACTGTGCACATATTTGCACTGAAAGACACCAAACTGAACCGACGTTCTGC TTTGGCGCGAGTAGGAAAGGTGGGTCCGGTCATCGGGCAGTACGTGGACAGTCAGTGGTCTCTGGCTAATTTCACGGTGCCGGCTGAGTGCGCTTGCATCTGTGCCTTTGGGAAGAACACCTCCAAAAATGTCAACTCTGTTATTG CCATATGTGTTGATGGGACATTCCACAAGTACGTCTTCACCCCTGATGGAAACTGCAACCGCGAGGCTTTCGACGTCTATCTGGACATTTGCGATgatgatgatttctga